A portion of the Acanthopagrus latus isolate v.2019 chromosome 21, fAcaLat1.1, whole genome shotgun sequence genome contains these proteins:
- the LOC119011108 gene encoding collagen alpha-4(IV) chain-like encodes MGSSGTAVTLCPLRFIVILAILVQQLNAGGDDGPCQGRDCSVCQCLPAKGARGAPGKPGQQGSRGPMGPRGQEGRPGEKGRRGTEGPHGPEGPKGSRGKTGAPGFPGHDGLAGHPGAGGEPGLPGVDGCNGTRGRQGAPGIPGWDGLHGPRGLTGPKGIKGEPLHDGSLAGHPGERGREGERGRPGKKGGIGTRGFPGLRGSPGFEGPAGPDGARGPPGDPGGSLAGDIGDDGEQGQPGPQGPEEVIEFPPEFLPPKGLKGDQGPPGPCGPKGIHGGRGDYSQVIKGEQGILGFPGNRGLSGFPGRDGTPGPEGLRGEKGLPGLIGRTGPRGYQGDPGPPGPVEFLNGGDVRGAKGDRGFPGTPGDPGDPGLMGMHGPPGAPGLITSEEPGQPGPPGPPGTKGYKGEPGGYGNYEINPFVGPKGPKGHIGPKGIQGPPGRPGCGDYYCEPGYPGDPGDPGPRGSDGNKGLKGIKGCPGECECGSGGGRAGPPGPPGFTGPPGFPGAPGLKGDPGQQGDEGPSGPQGFQGMPGFKGRKGQKGDSFIAGVEGAKGDQGVPGHSGPPGVTGSPGLDGLPGPEGDPGPPGAGYVGIRGPKGNPGAAGLKGFPGLLGPPGPAFPGSKGPAGPKGNPGFPGRPGVPGRPGPPGEIEICCHEQETGLPGPKGEPGAPGIPGDPGLDGVPGPDGHPGPKGLKGDDSDVGGVGPPGPRGLNGDPGNPGPSGLSEDGPPGPPGSPGYPGRKGAPGDVFSATQGPPGPPGLPGALGPKGPRGIRGSPGSPGQPGQPGYKGRPGVIGDPGDIGPPGQPCTICDLYGPPGPPGPPGNPGLRGIPGYYGPKGLKGDIGLPGRGPRGPQGFPGPPGLPGPAGARGTAGSPGDPGIGGWPGQKGERGYSGRTGASGLPGPPGPPGPRGKQGERGLDGHPGVPGYPGPPGSKGVHGLPGLPGPATIVNVTKGPSGLLGRQGPPGQPGFEGSRGPRGLLGDSGRDGLHGLPGIKGIPGAPGRGGFPGPPGYPGIKGFPGPRGYVGYVGDPGDPGHIGNPGIPGFPGLPGPKGEPGVLRGQPGPPGPKGLSGEDGPSAPRGSPGDPGEPGPPGRSGQPGQRGIPGEPGRQGGPGRPGPHGPTGRPGVPGVPGDHGGLGPPGPPGPNGPQGLPGPRGLDGLNGLRGPKGIKGTSGTGIPGPQGPDGSPGVKGHMGHQGPPGVTFPGPKGQRGPPGNTGTPGFPGEPGYPGKDCQERTPGPYGDVGYEGPPGPPGFPGNPGPPGSTLFYKGDPGRIGLPGLPGHKGVKGLPGPPGSPDHPGSRGPKGERGPAGPRGYPGSKGQQGAPGPWGRKGITGPAGDGGVKGARGDSINGPLVQAPLGPPGPPGFPGSAGFIGDVGPPGTPGRKGEKGPRGSVGPPGLTGPPGLNGPVGDPGDIGQRGFVGPQGIPGTPGDPGQPGSREVLRSGYLLVIHSQSVKVPLCPDGSSQLWVGYSLVYLEGQEKAHTQDLGQAGSCLPVFSTMPFSYCNKAACHFSSRNDKSYWLSTTAPIPMMPLSGQEIRSHISRCAVCEAVAPAVALHSQDHEVPACPLGWRSLWTGYSFLSHTGAGDEGGGQSLTSTGSCLKDFRTHPIIECQGARGSCHYFANLYSFWLTTISPTEQFITPRPGTIKAVDEQRSRASQCHVCLRDR; translated from the exons ATGGGATCGTCAGGTACTGCTGTGACTCTGTGTCCCCTCAG GTTTATCGTCATCCTGGCCATCTTGGTGCAGCAGCTAAATGCA GGGGGGGATGATGGCCCATGCCAAGGGAGGGACTGCTCCGTATGTCAGTGTCTTCCTGCCAAAGGTGCACGG GGCGCTCCAGGGAAGCCGGGCCAGCAAGGCTCCCGTGGACCAATGGGACCAAGGGGACAGGAAGGGCGACCCGGAGAGAAAGGCAGGAGGGGCACAGAGGGACCACACGGCCCAGAGGGGCCCAAAGGAAGCCGT GGCAAGACTGGTGCTCCTGGTTTCCCTGGCCATGACGGTTTGGCA GGCCACcctggagcaggaggtgagccCGGTCTGCCAGGAGTAGATGGCTGCAATGGGACAAGAGGTCGACAAGGTGCCCCTGGTATTCCAGGCTGGGATGGTCTCCATGGGCCGCGG GGATTAACTGGACCTAAAGGAATTAAAGGGGAACCTTTGCATGATGGTTCACTTGCGGGACATCCT GGGGAGCgcggcagagagggagagcgcgGTCgacct gGTAAAAAGGGAGGCATTGGGACTCGAGGCTTCCCTGGTCTTCGTGGATCTCCCGgatttgag GGCCCGGCCGGACCTGACGGTGCAAGAGGACCACCT GGCGACCCTGGAGGATCACTGGCAGGCGACATAGGCGACGAT GGTGAGCAAGGACAACCTGGCCCACAAGGACCAGAAGAAGTCATAGAATTCCCTCCAGAATTTCTTCCACCCAAAGGTCTCAAG GGGGACCAAGGCCCTCCTGGACCATGTGGACCAAAGGGCATACAT GGTGGTAGAGGAGACTACAGTCAAGTTATTAAAGGAGAGCAAGGAATCCTTGGTTTTCCTGGAAATCGA GGTCTCTCAGGATTTCCTGGTAGAGATGGAACGCCAGGACCAGAG gGTCTCCGCGGAGAGAAAGGACTTCCAGGTCTCATTGGAAGAACTGGACCAAGG GGTTACCAAGGAGATCCAGGTCCCCCCGGTCCTGTGGAATTTCTTAATGGAGGTGATGTCAGAG GTGCAAAAGGTGACCGTGGATTTCCCGGAACGCCTGGAGACCCAGGTGACCCTGGGCTCATGGGCATGCATGGACCGCCTGGTGCACCAGGATTAATAACATCAG AGGAGCCAGGTCAGCCTGGTCCACCAGGGCCACCTGGTACCAAGGGCTACAAGGGAGAGCCAGGAGGGTATGGTAACTATGAAATCAATCCGTTTGTGGGACCAAAAGGACCCAAAGGACACATTGGACCTAAAGGTATCCAAGGACCCCCGGGTCGTCCAG GATGTGGAG ATTACTACTGTGAGCCTGGATACCCAGGAGACCCTGGTGATCCAGGGCCCAGAGGATCTGATGGAAACAAAGGGCTCAAAGGAATCAAAG GTTGCCCAGGGGAATGTGAATGTGGGTCTGGTGGGGGAAGGGCAGGGCCCCCTGGTCCACCTGGATTTACAGGACCCCCAGGGTTTCCTGGAGCTCCAGGACTAAAGGGAGACCCAGGACAGCAAGGAGATGAAGGTCCAAGTGGACCACAA gGCTTTCAAGGAATGCCTGGTTTTAAAGGACGGAAGGGTCAAAAAGGTGACTCTTTCATAGCAGGTGTTGAAG GTGCCAAGGGTGACCAAGGAGTCCCTGGACACTCTGGTCCTCCTGGAGTAACAGGTAGTCCAGGACTGGATGGCCTCCCTGGCCCTGAAGGAGACCCAGGACCACCG GGTGCTGGATATGTAGGAATACGCGGTCCCAAAGGTAATCCTGGTGCTGCCGGACTCAAAGGGTTTCCAGGGCTTCTAGGCCCTCCGGGTCCTGCTTTTCCAGGCTCAAAAGGGCCAGCTGGACCTAAAGGAAATCCGGGGTTTCCTGGCCGACCAGGGGTTCCCGGACGACCAGGCCCTCCAG GTGAAATCGAGATATGCTGTCATGAACAAGAAACTGGATTACCTGGTCCTAAGGGTGAGCCAGGCGCACCAG GGATTCCAGGTGATCCAGGGCTAGACGGTGTCCCAGGACCTGATGGACACCCAGGTCCTAAAGGCCTGAAAGGAGATGACAGTGATGTTGGAGGGGTTGGACCTCCAG GACCTCGAGGTTTAAATGGGGATCCAGGTAACCCTGGTCCCAGTGGACTTAGTGAGGATGGCCCTCCAGGCCCTCCTGGTTCACCAGGATACCCAGGCAGAAAGGGTGCCCCCGGAGATGTCTTCTCTGCCACGCAAGGTCCTCCTGGCCCACCTGGCCTCCCTGGGGCTCTGGGGCCCAAAGGACCTCGTGGCATTCGTGGGAGCCCCGGTTCTCCAG GTCAACCAGGACAACCAGGTTATAAAGGACGGCCAGGAGTCATTGGTGACCCTGGAGACATTGGTCCCCCAGGCCAACCGTGCACTATATGTGACCTGTATGGACCTCCAGGACCTCCTGGACCTCCAGGAAACCCTGGACTGAGGGGAATACCAG GCTATTACGGTCCAAAGGGTTTAAAGGGAGACATAGGTCTGCCTGGTCGTGGACCAAGGGGTCCACAAGGTTTCCCTGGCCCTCCCGGTTTGCCAGGTCCAGCTGGAGCAAGAGGCACCGCAGGCTCACCAGGAGATCCTGGTATAGGCGGCTGGCCGGGACAAAAAG GTGAAAGGGGGTACTCTGGCAGAACTGGGGCCTCAGGTTTACCAGGTCCTCCTGGACCTCCGGGACCAAGAGGtaaacagggagagagaggcttaGATGGCCACCCAGGTGTCCCAGGATACCCAGGACCGCCTGGTAGTAAAG GTGTACATGGTCTACCTGGATTACCAGGGCCAGCGACGATTGTGAACGTAACAAAAGGCCCATCAGGACTTTTAGGAAGGCAAGGACCACCAGGGCAACCAGGATTTGAAG GCTCAAGGGGCCCAAGGGGTTTGCTAGGTGATTCAGGGCGTGATGGACTGCATGGTCTACCAGGGATTAAAGGCATCCCTGGAGCTCCAGGCAGGGGAGGATTTCCAGGACCTCCAGGGTACCCTGGGATCAAAGGATTCCCTGGTCCAAGGGGATATGTTGGATATGTTGGAGATCCG GGTGATCCAGGGCATATAGGGAATCCAGGCATTCCAGGTTTTCCAGGACTTCCAGGACCCAAGG GTGAGCCCGGAGTGCTCCGTGGACAGCCTGGTCCGCCTGGACCCAAAGGACTGTCAGGGGAGGATGGACCAAGTG CGCCCCGAGGCAGTCCAGGAGATCCAGGTGAGCCAGGACCCCCAGGAAGGTCAGGACAGCCTGGACAACGGGGCATTCCTGGGGAACCAGGAAGACAAGGAGGACCAG GCCGTCCTGGACCTCATGGCCCAACAGGTCGTCCAGGCGTTCCGGGTGTTCCAGGTGATCATGGCGGTCTTGGACCACCAGGCCCACCTGGACCAAATGGGCCTCAAG GGCTCCCAGGACCACGAGGTCTGGATGGACTGAATGGGCTGAGAGGTCCAAAAGGAATAAAAGGAACAAGTG gcACTGGCATCCCAGGCCCCCAAGGACCAGACGGCTCTCCTGGAGTCAAAGGACACATGGGCCACCAAGGGCCTCCAGGTGTCACCTTTCCTGGGCCAAAAGGCCAGAGGGGCCCACCTGGCAACACAG GTACTCCTGGTTTCCCAGGTGAACCAGGTTACCCTGGCAAAGATTGTCAAGAGCGTACGCCAGGTCCCTATGGAGATGTTGGTTACGAGGGGCCTCCAGGAccccctg GTTTTCCTGGGAATCCAGGCCCACCAGGCAGCACTTTATTCTACAAAGGAGACCCTGGCCGAATTGGCCTTCCTGGGTTACCAGGTCATAAGGGAGTAAAGGGCCTCCCAGGACCTCCTGGTTCTCCGGACCATCCAGGCTCCAGAGGTCCAAAAG GTGAGCGCGGTCCTGCTGGTCCAAGGGGTTATCCAGGATCCAAAGGTCAGCAAGGTGCCCCTGGGCCTTGGGGTCGCAAGGGAATAACTGGCCCAGCTGGAGACGGAG GTGTAAAAGGTGCTCGTGGTGATTCCATTAATGGGCCTCTAGTCCAGGCGCCTCTGGGACCCCCGGGACCACCTGGTTTCCCAGGATCTGCAGGATTCATTGGCGATGTAGGTCCACCTGGGACTCCAGGGCGAAAAG GTGAGAAGGGCCCTCGAGGGTCAGTGGGCCCCCCCGGCTTGACGGGTCCTCCTGGTCTTAATGGTCCAGTTGGAGACCCAGGAGATATTGGCCAAAGAGGATTTGTTGGACCTCAAG GTATCCCAGGTACACCTGGTGATCCAGGTCAGCCAGGTTCTAGGGAGGTGTTGAGGTCAGGCTACCTCCTCGTTATCCACAGCCAGTCAGTTAAGGTGCCACTGTGTCCTGATGGCAGCAGTCAGCTTTGGGTGGGCTACAGTCTGGTCTACTTGGAGGGACAGGAGAAGGCTCACACTCAAGACCTGG GCCAGGCTGGCTCCTGCCTCCCTGTTTTCTCCACCATGCCTTTCTCGTACTGCAACAAAGCCGCCTGCCACTTCTCCAGTCGTAATGACAAATCCTATTGGCTCTCCACCACCGCTCCTATACCAATGATGCCGCTCTCCGGCCAAGAGATTAGATCCCACATTAGCCGCTGTGCGGTGTGCGAGGCAGTCGCGCCTGCTGTGGCATTACATAGCCAGGATCACGAGGTTCCTGCATGCCCACTTGGCTGGAGGAGTCTGTGGACAGGGTACTCTTTCCTCTCG CACACAGGGGCAGGTGATGAGGGCGGTGGCCAGTCTTTGACTTCTACTGGGAGCTGCCTCAAGGATTTCCGGACTCACCCCATCATAGAATGCCAGGGTGCACGTGGTTCCTGCCACTACTTTGCCAACCTCTACAGCTTTTGGCTGACCACCATTAGTCCGACAGAACAATTTATCACCCCGAGGCCTGGCACCATCAAGGCAGTCGACGAACAGCGCAGCAGGGCCAGTCAGTGTCACGTCTGCCTCAGAGACCGATGA